Proteins encoded within one genomic window of Panicum virgatum strain AP13 chromosome 1N, P.virgatum_v5, whole genome shotgun sequence:
- the LOC120653612 gene encoding (+)-neomenthol dehydrogenase-like, with translation MSSSSSMDCVSSKDKEAAADPPKAPWWTGETVAVVTGANRGIGLALAARLAEQGLSVVLTARDEARGEAAAAAIRRAAGPPGLGAAVRFRRLDVADPASVAAFASWVRDALGGLDILVNNAAVSFNEIDTNSVEHAETVLRTNFYGARMLTEALLPLFRRAPTTSRILNISSQLGLLNKLKDPALRRMLLDEAALTERDIEGMVSRFLAEIGDGTWRGRGWPEVWTDYAVSKLALNAYSRLLAARLAGERVSVNCFCPGFTRTNMTRGIGKRTAEEAGRVAAGLALLPPRDLPTGKFFKWRTPQLYSKL, from the exons atgtcgtcgtcgtcgtccatggACTGCGTGAGCTCCAAGgacaaggaggcggcggcggatccaccCAA GGCGCCGTGGTGGACGGGGGAGACGGTTGCCGTGGTGACGGGCGCGAACCGGGGCATCGGGCTCGCGCTCGCGGCGCGCCTGGCGGAGCAGGGCCTGTCCGTGGTGCTCACGGCGCGGGACGAGGCGCgcggggaggccgccgccgcggcgatccgccgggccgccggcccgccggggctcggcgccgccgtgcgGTTCCGCAGGCTCGACGTCGCCGACCCGGCCTCCGTCGCGGCGTTCGCGTCGTGGGTGCGCGACGCGCTCGGCGGCCTCGACATCCTG GTGAACAACGCGGCGGTGTCGTTCAACGAGATCGACACCAACTCGGTGGAGCACGCGGAGACAGTGCTCCGGACCAACTTCTACGGGGCCAGGATGCTCACCGAGGCGCTCCTGCCGCTGTTCCGCCGGGCGCCCACCACCAGCCGCATCCTCAACATCAGCTCCCAGCTCGGCCTTCTCAAC AAGCTCAAGGACCCAGCGCTGCGGCGGATGCTCCTGGACGAGGCGGCGCTGACGGAGCGCGACATCGAGGGCATGGTGTCGCGGTTCCTGGCGGAGATCGGGGACGGCAcctggcgcgggcgcgggtggcCCGAGGTGTGGACGGACTACGCGGTGTCCAAGCTCGCGCTCAACGCCTACTCGCGCCTGCTGGCGGCGCGCCTGGCCGGGGAGCGGGTGAGCGTCAACTGCTTCTGCCCCGGGTTCACGCGCACGAACATGACCCGGGGCATCGGCAAGCGCACCGCCGAGGAggccggccgcgtcgccgcggGGCTCGCCCTGCTGCCGCCCCGCGACCTGCCCACGGGCAAGTTCTTCAAGTGGCGCACGCCGCAGCTCTACTCCAAGCTGTGA
- the LOC120656375 gene encoding uncharacterized protein LOC120656375 codes for MAAVLSLPVVVQLLHRPIIILQCVCVLAGGVGALGGRFSVTSGGGSWRLAAFVPLCDGGSRSGLPGGGFLGCGVGGASSGVPLFRSSVLWQVAADWSELLLCWRQRPVTCSGREVSSLAFWFEDAAAAVGLLASRRVDRARVSPDDGRRRALVQGRQSLGRGPSRWAISDAFISSIRVSAYFDSSQSLVAMELRRSWGRRRAADGVRRVAGDIGLRRIRDAEVPRGLLVIILFSWDLSAKQLSSVSFLNVSVFVRVHVLYPYL; via the exons ATGGCGGCGGTGCTTAGTTTGCCAGTGGTGGTTCAGCTGCTGCACCGGCCAATAA TCATCCTCCAGTGCGTCTGTGTCCttgccggcggcgtcggcgccctTGGCGGCCGCTTCAGCGTCACCAGCGGTGGCGGATCTTGGAGGTTAGCTGCTTTTGTCCCTCTGTGCGACGGGGGGAGTAGATCTGGCCTCCCTGGTGGGGGGTTTCTTGGATGCGGTGTTGGCGGTGCTAGCTCCGGCGTTCCTCTTTTCCGGTCATCGGTTCTTTGGCAGGTGGCGGCGGATTGGTCTGAGCTGCTCCTATGTTGGAGGCAACGGCCAGTGACTTGTTCTGGTAGGGAGGTAAGTTCGCTGGCATTTTGGTTTGAAGATGCAGCGGCGGCTGTGGGTCTGTTGGCTAGTAGGAGAGTGGATCGAGCTCGAGTTTCCCCCGATGATGGTCGACGGCGAGCTTTAGTCCAAGGTCGTCAGAGCTTGGGGCGCGGCCCCAGTCGATGGGCTATCAGCGATGCCTTTATCTCATCCATTCGGGTGAGTGCCTACTTCGACTCTTCTCAAAGCCTCGTGGCGATGGAGCTCCGGCGGTCCTGGGGAAGACGGCGAGCTGCCGATGGAGTCCGGCGGGTGGCCGGTGATATCGGGCTCAGGAGGATTCGAGATGCAGAGGTTCCTAGGGGCTTGTTAgtaattattttgttttcatgggACCTGTCTGCAAAACAGCTCTCCTCTGTATCCTTCCTGAATGTATCTGTATTTGTACGGGTCCATGTACTGTATCCTTATCTTTAA